AAATTCCGGTTATAGGCTTCTAGCTCACCGGTAACAGAACAGAATCCTCCTCCAGCCTCTTCCATCATGTCCATCAGGTCATTTCCAGAATTTACAGAAGCTAATACGGGCAATTTGGAACACCAATAGCCCATCAGTTTACCCGGAATATTTTGCACAGTTAAATTTCTGTTCAAGTTAATTAATCCAATATCACATTGCCTTACAAGGTCAGGATAATATTGGGGATCAATAAAGTCTTTGAATATTACATTTCCATAATTTTTATATGCTTCTTTCAGTCCCCGGCTTTCACTGCCTGAACCAACAATCAAAAACACAGCATCTTTTCTCTCTCGGTTTACTTTTATTAATTCAAATAGAAAGCTCAGTTCCTGATATTTGCCAATATTCCCTGCATAAAGGCATATTATTTTATCACCCAAACCAAACTCACTGCGAAAATCTCTTGCAATCTGTTTCCGATATGGAGAAAAGTCTATCCAGTTGTATAATAATTCAACTTTTTCGTTGTTCAAGCCTTGCATTTGGCAGACAGACATTAAATCGCTTTGGGATTGAACTCCAATAAAGTCGGATACTTGATATAATTGTTTTTCCATTCTTTCAAAATAACTAAAAACAAGACCTTGTTTTATTGCCCCTACATCTTTGGCGCACTGTGGAAATACATCCCTCAAAACCAGATAGACTTTTGATCCATATCTCTTTTTCATCCTCTTAACTGTTCTCTCGAGTGTTATCGGTGGAGAATAAGAAATGATGATATCCGGCTTAACACTCCTTAAATACTTACAATAACCGAAATACAGTAAATAGGGCAATAATACTTCACTTAGTCCTCTACGAATCATTCCAACATCTTTCTTCTTAAAATTCTTAACTCTAAGTACTTTAACTCCATCTTCTTCCCTAATTGGTAAATCATTCTTCATCAAATGCACATTTGATTCTTTCAATGTTAAGACAAACACATCAATATCTTTTTTTTTGAAACTTTGAGCTAAATCTCTTAACAAAACTGCAGATGAATTTGCATTGGGTATATAAACATCGGTTATT
This genomic stretch from Dehalobacter restrictus DSM 9455 harbors:
- a CDS encoding glycosyltransferase family 4 protein; this encodes MNILIITDVYIPNANSSAVLLRDLAQSFKKKDIDVFVLTLKESNVHLMKNDLPIREEDGVKVLRVKNFKKKDVGMIRRGLSEVLLPYLLYFGYCKYLRSVKPDIIISYSPPITLERTVKRMKKRYGSKVYLVLRDVFPQCAKDVGAIKQGLVFSYFERMEKQLYQVSDFIGVQSQSDLMSVCQMQGLNNEKVELLYNWIDFSPYRKQIARDFRSEFGLGDKIICLYAGNIGKYQELSFLFELIKVNRERKDAVFLIVGSGSESRGLKEAYKNYGNVIFKDFIDPQYYPDLVRQCDIGLINLNRNLTVQNIPGKLMGYWCSKLPVLASVNSGNDLMDMMEEAGGGFCSVTGELEAYNRNFSLLCEDKELRDKVGMAGYEFAVKHFSVDKVRDTILEHFIGENNHV